The DNA region TCCTGCGCGAAGGCATATTCCACATAACCCAGGCTGCCGCGAATCTGCTGCACGAACGAGGCCACGCCGGCATTACCCTTGCCGCCCACGCCGTTTGGCCAGGCAACCGCGGTGCTCGCGCCCACACGCGCGCGCCACGCGCCACTGACCTTTGAGAGGTAATTCGTAAAGTTGAAGGTCGTGCCGGAACCGTCGGAACGGTGCACAGTAATTATCGCCATATGCGGCAGGCGCAGGCCGGGGTTGAGCGCCGCAATGCGTGCGTCATCCCAGTACCGCACTTCGCCGAGATAAATGTCGGCCAGCAACGGACCGCTGAGCGTCAGGTCGCCCGCGCGGATGCCCGGAATGTTCACCACCGGCGTGATGCCGATGATCAGCGCCGGAAACTGGATGAGCCGGTGTGCGCGCAGCTCGACCGACGGCAGCGGCATGTCGCTATTGGCAAATGCGACCGTGCCGGTCTCGATCTGCTGGATGCCGCCGCCGGAGCCGATGGGCTGGTAATTCACCGCCACGCCGGTAAGCGCGTGATACTCGACCGCCCAGTTGGCCAGCACCGGATATATGGCCGTGCCGCCCGCGCCCGCAAGACCCGAGTCGGCGGCCGCCGCGGCCAAGGTCATCAGGACCAGGGCGGCGGCGGACAACAGGTGGCACACGCGCTGGCTGGTCATATTGCCCCTCGTCCCATGCGGGGCGAGTGTAGGCAGCGAATGTGACAGGAATATGACACCGGCTCGGCTGTGCACATTTTTTGACCAGGCCCTGATATTTGTCCGCTTACCTTTTGCAAGCCGTCCCCCGGCGTCGTAAGCTTGCGCACCGATTTCCAACCGCAAACCG from Gammaproteobacteria bacterium includes:
- the pstS gene encoding phosphate ABC transporter substrate-binding protein PstS, translating into MTSQRVCHLLSAAALVLMTLAAAAADSGLAGAGGTAIYPVLANWAVEYHALTGVAVNYQPIGSGGGIQQIETGTVAFANSDMPLPSVELRAHRLIQFPALIIGITPVVNIPGIRAGDLTLSGPLLADIYLGEVRYWDDARIAALNPGLRLPHMAIITVHRSDGSGTTFNFTNYLSKVSGAWRARVGASTAVAWPNGVGGKGNAGVASFVQQIRGSLGYVEYAFAQDTHLSWTRMINRDGKVVSPSLAAFAAAAANADFAAAPDFDLTLTDEPGAGAWPITATTYMLMRRDYARADNRAVLEFCRWFLNYGQERARQLNYVPMPATIVTLIEKYWQRELGL